In one Lycium barbarum isolate Lr01 chromosome 7, ASM1917538v2, whole genome shotgun sequence genomic region, the following are encoded:
- the LOC132604291 gene encoding peroxidase 46, whose product MEKLQKYLSQTLCLFKYYKLLFLGLLFLTQFPTSCSSLSFDFYALSCPTAELMVKNTVRSASSMDPTLPGKLLRLLFHDCFVEGCDASILLEGNNTERSDPANRSVGGYPVIESAKRVLEFFCPATVSCADIVALAARDAVEFAGGPSVQIPTGRRDGRVSLATNVRPNIVDTSFTIDQMINIFSAKGLSLDDLVILSGAHTIGSAHCNAFSNRFRVDSKGNFTFIDNSLDREYAAELTKQCPAGAASSPITVKNDPETPQLFDNQYYKDLLAHKGLFQSDSVLFSDGRTKERVLEFANDQNGFFRSWSQSFVRLASLGVKSGDDGEVRASCSVVN is encoded by the exons ATGGAGAAACTGCAAAAATATTTGAGCCAAACACTATGTTTATTCAAGTATTACAAACTTTTGTTCCTTGGTTTATTGTTTTTGACACAGTTTCCAACTTCATGTTCAagcctttcctttgatttttatGCACTATCTTGTCCTACAGCTGAATTAATGGTGAAAAATACAGTGAGATCAGCTTCTTCTATGGATCCAACACTCCCTGGAAAACTTCTTCGTCTCCTTTTTCATGATTGCTTCGTTGAG GGTTGTGATGCATCTATACTTTTAGAAGGCAATAATACAGAGAGAAGTGATCCAGCAAACAGATCAGTTGGAGGATATCCAGTAATAGAATCTGCCAAAAGGGTGTTGGAATTCTTTTGCCCTGCTACTGTTTCTTGTGCTGATATTGTTGCATTGGCTGCTAGAGATGCTGTTGAATTC GCTGGAGGGCCAAGTGTGCAAATTCCAACAGGGAGAAGAGATGGAAGGGTTAGTTTGGCTACAAATGTGAGACCAAATATAGTGGACACAAGTTTCACAATTGATCAGATGATTAATATATTTTCTGCTAAGGGATTGTCTTTAGATGACCTTGTTATCCTATCAG GTGCGCACACAATAGGATCAGCACATTGCAATGCTTTTAGTAATCGTTTTCGTGTGGACTCAAAGGGCAATTTCACTTTCATTGATAATTCATTAGACAGAGAATATGCAGCTGAGTTAACAAAACAGTGCCCAGCAGGGGCAGCAAGTTCCCCAATTACTGTCAAGAATGATCCTGAAACACCTCAACTCTTTGACAATCAATATTACAAAGATTTATTAGCCCATAAGGGGCTTTTTCAGTCCGATTCTGTTTTGTTTAGCGATGGACGAACTAAGGAAAGAGTCCTGGAATTCGCGAATGATCAGAATGGATTTTTTCGAAGTTGGAGTCAGTCTTTTGTCAGGCTTGCTAGTCTTGGAGTTAAGTCTGGAGATGATGGAGAGGTTAGAGCTTCTTGTTCGGTCGTTAATTAA